ATGCAGCGCCAAAGTGCTGCTCCGGAACCAAATCAGGCGATTAATGGCTATGCTTGTACAATGGGAGTGGCAGATTACGATTCTACTGAGGCTAAGATTTTGAATAATGGCGGCAAGGTTGCTATGCCAAAATATGCTCTGCCTGGTATGGCGTGGCAGGGATATTATATGGATACTGAAGGAAATATATTTGGTATTCATCAGCCGGATGAGAACGCGAAATAAAAAGGGACACAAAAATGATGCTCTTTCAGAAAATTGCAGCACATTTTAACTGAACATTTAAGGAAGTAAAAGAATAAGTTACTTTTTATTATATAAAATGCTTCTTCCCAATTTTTTTTGCTAATTGGATATCAATAAAACTCCATTCTAATAGCTGTTTATTTAAAAAACGATAAAACACTCACAAATGTTGATATATCAATATTTGTGAGTGTTTTTTTTGAGAAAAAGGATGAATAAGGTAGGGTTTAAATTTTACACATTTTTTACACAAGGATTTCTAAAGAATTTATGTTTATCCATTGATATTAATGGGTTCTCTCAAATTAATTTAGTAGGGACAATCGTAAATTAGAAACCAGCAAATATTTACAAAAATCTCGAAAGCAATTCAAAAATGAATGATATTGTATTACCGACAGGCAGTCAGTCGATTAAAAGAAGGTGTAAAAAATGAGAGTTGTAAAAGAAGCCGAGGAACGCAGAAACGAAATACTTGACGCGGCTGATGAGCTTTTCGGTCAGAAGGGCTTTGACGGCACAAGTACAAAAGATATTATCGAAAAGGTCGGAATTGCGCGGGGAACTCTCTATTATCACTTCAAGTCGAAGGAGGATATTATGGACGCGCTGATTGAGCGGTATAATGGCCGTCTTTTAGGCGCGGCGCAGGAAATTGCCGTAGACAAGAGGATCCCCTTAATTGAGCGGATTATTCGGGTTGTAATGGCAATGAACTTAAGTGGTGCAAGCAGCAAAGAGATAATGGAGCATATTCACAAGCCGCAGAACGCGCTAATGCATCAGAAAATTCAAAAGGTCATCGTTTGCGGCGTTACGCCGATACTGACGGGAATCATCCGGGAGGGGATTGAACAGGGTCTGTTCAACACACCGTTCCCGTATGAATGTATGGAAATGGTTGTGGTATATGCGAATGCCGTTTTTGATGAAAATTTGGTTGAAATGAAGGACGAGGATCGCACTTCACGCATACAGGCGTTTATTTTTAACACAGAAAGGCTGCTCGGTGCCAAAAGCGGAAGTCTCATGTCCATTATGCAATTATTTGGGAGCGAAAATGGAGAAAGCAATGAATAATTCGGGAGAAACCAGAGGTGACTTATGTATAACAGAATAATCCGCAATGACATTATAAAGAGCAAAGTAATTACGTTGACAACAACGATTTTTGTCGCTGCTGCAGCTATGCTTGTTTCCCTTGCGGCGATACTCACCGTCAATCTAACTGGGGCGCTAGATACAATTATGACGAAAGCAGAAACTCCGCATTTTATGCAGATGCATTCAGGTGAAATTAAT
This DNA window, taken from Bacillus oleivorans, encodes the following:
- a CDS encoding TetR/AcrR family transcriptional regulator, encoding MRVVKEAEERRNEILDAADELFGQKGFDGTSTKDIIEKVGIARGTLYYHFKSKEDIMDALIERYNGRLLGAAQEIAVDKRIPLIERIIRVVMAMNLSGASSKEIMEHIHKPQNALMHQKIQKVIVCGVTPILTGIIREGIEQGLFNTPFPYECMEMVVVYANAVFDENLVEMKDEDRTSRIQAFIFNTERLLGAKSGSLMSIMQLFGSENGESNE
- a CDS encoding VOC family protein, which encodes MGRPVHFEIHVDDMERAKKFYGEVFGWTFEDWSEYAGMPYFGAVTGDANQPGINGALMQRQSAAPEPNQAINGYACTMGVADYDSTEAKILNNGGKVAMPKYALPGMAWQGYYMDTEGNIFGIHQPDENAK